GCTGGAAGCGCGCTTGGAAGCGATAAAGGCAGAGTGTCGCGGCTACGAACAGCCTTGGATCGTGGATTCTTTTGAAGAGCTTCTCGCTGTCTATCAGCGCGAGGAAAAAGAACTGATCGCCAAGCAAGCGGAAAGAGAGCGACTTAAAGCAGAGCGTGAGCAATTGCAGCAGCAGTTGGAGGTCTTGCGTGAGGAAGAAGCGGAAAAGAAACGCTTGATGGAGCGGAGCACGCTGTTGCTCGAGCAGGCACAGAAGGCAATCGATGAGAATAAAGCGCGTATGGACGCTGCTTTCACGCAAGAAAAGCACTCCAGAGAAGAGCTGGACGAGAAGCGTAATGAGCTTCCCATCGAGGAAATCGAACAGCGGTACGAGGAAATCGGAAGATCAGATCGCCGTTTGGCTGAACTGCAGCAGGTACGATCAGAGAAAGAAACACTGCGTGGAAAGCTGACGATGCAGGTAGAAGCCGCCAAGTCGCGTAAGGTAGAGGGCAAATCACGGGAAGCGGCTCTGAAGGAAAAGCTTGAAGATAGAAAGCGCATGTGGGAACAAAAGCATGCCCAATGGCTGGAGCGCACAGGAGGACTTACTGCGCAGGAGTGTTTGATGCGGGTAGAGGATTCTCTCCTCGGTTTGCGTCAGGCAGTCACGCTGGCAGAGACAAAGCGCAAAGAAACAGCCGAAGCGCGGGAAACGGTGCAAAACAATCTGGTCAAGTATTCGGAGACACTAGCCATCCTCACACGGCAACGCACGGAAGCTCACGAGACCTTGTACAAGGGCTTGCAGGAAACAGGTCTCGGTACTGTTGAGTATGTACGGGAGCGGTACGCAGAGCGCGAGCAATTGCCAAAGGCACAGGAACAAGTCGAGGCTTACACGCGAATCGCAGGGCAGCTTCGTTACGAGGAAGAAAGGCTGAAGCAAGCAGTAGCAGGCCGTTCGTTTACACAGGAAGAGCTCACCACCGCAAAAGAGGCGTGGGATCAATGGGAGCAAGCCTTCCAGGAGGCGCAAAAGCAAGTCGCTGTCGCTAAAGAGCACGTGGATCGCATGGAAAAAAATCATGACAAATGGCAAGAGCTTCATAAAGAGATGGTACAGCAGCAGGATGAGCAGAGCCGCTTGGAAGAGTTGAAAAAGTTGTTCGAAGCCAAGGCGTTTGTCCAGTTCATTGCGGAGGAAAAACTGGTAACAATCGCAAGAGACGCTTCCTATCACCTAAAGCGGATGACCGCCAACCGTTACGGGCTGGAGATCGGGGACGAGGGCGAATTTGTTTTGCGGGATGAGGGAGCTGGAGGAATGCGCCGTCCAGTAAGCACATTGTCTGGTGGGGAAACATTCCTGACCTCCTTGTCGCTGGCTCTTGCCCTGTCGATGGAGATTCAAATGCGTGGCGGGCGCCTGGAGTTTTTCTTCTTGGACGAAGGCTTTGGGACACTCGATCCGGAGCTTTTAGAAGTCGTTATGGATGCGCTTGAGCGACTGCGCATGGACGATTTCACCATCGGGGTCATTAGCCACGTCCCGGAAATACGTGTGCGCATGCCGCGTCGTCTGGTCGTGACACCTGCAGAACCGATGGGAAAAGGAAGCATGCTGCATCTGGAAATGGAGTAGGGAAGGGGAAAAATCATGGCAGTCCAATTTATACTGGGACGGGCAGGAACGGGGAAGACAGAATCGATTCATCGGCAGATGCAAGCCCGGCTGCGGGAAAAGCCGTTGGGTTCGCCTATGATTCTGCTCGTGCCGGAACAGGCCAGCTTTCAGGAAGAGTATGCGCTCGCTACACTGCCAGAGCTAGGCGGTGTGATGGGGACACAAGTGCTCAGCTTCGGTCGATTGGCTCACAGGCTCATGCAGGAGCTGGGCGATCTGACTACCGTGCCTGTTGACGATCTGGGTAAGCATATGGTTTTGCGTATGCTTTTGGAGAGACACAAAGAAGAGCTGAACGTATTCGGGCGCTCGGCGACACAGCCTGGGTTTGCTTCTCAGCTCGGTCGCTTGATTAGCGAGTGCAAATCGTACGGGGTATCCTTCTCCCATTCCGAGAATCTGGAGTGGGGAGGAGCCAATCTCAATCAAAAAATACATGACCTTCGCTTGATTATGAATGCGTACGAGGCTTACTTGTCAGAGGGGTATTGTGATGCGGACGACATCCTGAACCGAGTGGCCACGATGGTGCGTGATTCCCTGTACATCAAGCAGGCTGAAATATTTATCGATGGCTTTACCGGGTTTACGAATCAAGAGCTGCGCTTGATCGAGCAGTTGATGCAGCACGCCAAGCAGGTGACGATTGCGCTGACGCTTGACCCGAATGAACGTGACGCCTCTGTGGATGAACTGGGGTTGTTCCACCCTACGCTACGAACGTACCAAGCCTTGACACTGATGGCGCATGAATCGGGTGTATCAATCGCCAAGCCACTTTTATTGACCGAGGCACAGCGATTCAAGAGCAGTCCGTGGCTGCGTCAAGTCGAACAAATGTATTTCCAATGGGGAGACCCGCCGCTCCCGGATCAGTCTGGACGAGCGGACGAAGTGACGATGCTCTCAGCAGTGAACAGGCGGGCAGAGGTAGAGGCTGTGGCGCTGAAGCTCCTGACTCTGTCGAGAGAAGAAGGGTATCGCTGGAAGGACATGGCGATTTTGCTTCGGGAAATTGGGACGTACGCTGATGAGATTTCGGCTGTGTTTACCGAATACGGCATCCCGCACTTCTTGGACCAGAAGCGCTCCGTCATGCACCATCCCTTGGTAGAGCTGGTGCGCTCGGCATTGGAGGTCATTGTTACAAGGTGGCGATACGACGCTGTATTCCGCTGCTTGAAAACAGACCTGCTCCTGCTGGATATTACCGATGAGCATACAGCCCGGAAGGAAATCGACCGACTCGAAAACTACGTGCTGGCTCATGGTGTCTTTGGCTATCAATGGGCAGAAGAGTCCGCGTGGCATTTCCGTGGGCAAGCTGGTGCTGAGGAAGACGCGAAAATCGATGAGTTGAGACGCAAATACGCAGCGCCGCTCCTGTCCTTTGAAAAAGAGATGAAGCAAGCAACGGGCAAAAATGTACAGGAAATGACCCTTGCTCTGTACAACTTTCTGATCGCGCTGGATGTGCCTAACAGGCTGGAGCATTGGCAGCGAAAGGCAGAAAATGACGGTGATCTCGATGCGGCACAGGTGCACGGACAAGTATGGACGGGATTGATCGAGCTGATGGATCAGGTCGTGGAGGTCATGGGCGACGAGAGCATGGACCTGGCGACATTTGCCCGTGTGCTCGACAGCGGTCTGGAGACGATTGAATTGGGACTCGTTCCCCCGGCACTGGATCAGGTGCTGATCGGGGCCATGGAGCGCTCCCGTCAACCGGATGTCAAAGCTCTGTTTTTGCTTGGCGTAAACGAGGGCATTATTCCGTTGCGTCCAAAAGAAGAAGGGATTCTGGATGAGGCGGAACGTGAGCGCCTGGCTGAAATGGGCATGTCTCTGGCACCGAGTGCGAAGCAACGGTTGATGGCAGAGCCTTACCTGCTGTACCAGGCGATGACGAGACCATCGGAGAGGCTGATCCTGAGCTGTGCGTTGGCGGATGAAGAGGGCAAGGCACTGCTGCCCTCCTCCGTGTTTACCCGCATCCGGGAAGTGCTGCCGGATATCCCGCATCAGGTGTTTTACAACGAACCGACGGGGCAGCACGAGATAGATGCATTCCTGCTGGGACATCCGAGACGTGTGTTCCGCCATCTTTTGACGCTATTGCGATCTATGAAGAAAACGGGTGAGCTGCCAGACTTCTGGTGGGAGGTATACGACTGGTATATTCGCGCTTCTCCCGATGTCAAACGGGAGCAGTGGCTGTTGTCCGGCTTGCGCTACTTTAATCGGCCGCAGGAGCTGGACTTGGAAACAAGCACGACCTTGTACGGCAAACAACTAAAAATGAGCGTGTCACGTCTGGAGCGGTTCCAGTCATGTCCGTTCTCGCATTTCTCTTCCCACGGTCTCAGATTGGCGGAGAGAACGATGTACAAGCTGGAGCGTTTCGATGTGGGGGAGCTGTTCCACGCTTCACTCAAGCGAGCCGTTGAAAAAATGAACGAAGACAATCTGGAGTGGAGCAAGCTGACGGAAGACAATAGCATGCAGCTTGCAAACGTGGTTGTAGAAGAACTGGTTCCAGCGACTCGCAGCAGCATTTTGACGCGGACAGCCCGGTATCGTTATTTGTCCGGCAAGCTGAAGCGAGCTGTTGGCCGCGCGATTTATGTCCTTGGGGAGCATGCGAAGCGCAGCCGTTTTGCACCAGTAGGGCTGGAGGTTTCGTTTGGGCCGAATTCAGATTTGCCGGGATTGGCTTTAACGCTTGAAAATGGCGTGGAGCTTCAGCTAATCGGACGGATTGACCGCGTTGACCAATCACTGGATAGTGAGGTCCCGTATTTGCGTGTGATTGACTACAAGTCGAGTCCCAAGCAGCTGTCTCTTTCCGATGTTTGGAATGGCCTGAACTTGCAACTGCTCGTCTATCTGGATGTCGTCGTGGCAAATGCCGAGGAATGGCTAGGGAAAAAGGCCGAAATGGGAGGCGTTTTCTACTATCAGGTAGCCGATCCTTTTGTGACGGCAAAACGCTTGCTAACGGCTGACGAAGCGGCAAAGGAGCGGGCAAAGCGCTTGCGTATGAAAGGCTTGATGCTCGCAGACCCAGAGCTGGCACGAATGATGGATGGCTATGTAGAGCAAGGTGCGTCAGAGCTGGTGCCATTTGAAATCAAAAAGGACGGAACGCTTTCGTCGCGATCATCTGTGGCAACAACCGAGCAGTTCCAAGCCTTGACCTCCTATGTTCGCGATACCGTGAAGCAAATCAGTACGCGCATGACCAACGGGGAAATCCAGATCGAACCGTACACAAATGGGACGATGACCGCTTGCGATTACTGTTCGTACAAGCCAGTATGCAAGTTCGATGGAGATGCAGGCGGGAATGAGCACCGACAGCTTGCCAAGTGGAACAACAAGCAAATATGGAGCATGCTGGCAGAGCAGCAGATGGCAGGAGAAGGAGGAATGACCGATGGCGGATCAGCAATTGCAGGCCAAGCCTGAGCAATGGACGGACGAGCAATGGCAAGCGATTATCCAGCGCGGGAATAATCTCCTGGTGGCAGCGGCGGCAGGCTCTGGGAAAACCTCAGTCCTGGTTGAGCGGATTATCCGACGTATCATGGACGAGAAGGACCCGGTTGGAGTCGATCAGCTGTTGGTGGTGACCTTTACCAATGCGGCAGCCGCTGAGATGCGTCACCGGATTGGCGATGCCTTGCGAAAGGCATTGAAAGATGACCCGCACTCTTCCCACCTGCGTCGACAACTGGCACTGCTCCAGCGGGCGACGATTACGACACTTCACTCGTTTTGCTTGGGAATTTTGCGCCAGTATTACTATCTGATTGAACTCGATCCTGATTTTCGCATTGCCGATCAGATGGAAGGGGAGCTTTTGCGGCAGGATGTCTTGGAGGAACAGCTGGAGAGCTGGTATGAGAATGACGTGGATTTTCATGCATTAGCTGATGTGATGCTGGATGGTCAGGACGATCATGCTCTTACCATACTACTACTCCGGCTCTATGAGTTTTCGCGCAGTCATCCAGCACCAGAACAATGGCTCGGGGAAGCGGCTGGAAAGTTTGTGGTTCATAATAAAAACGGTCTGGACGGGCTGGAGTGGACCAGAAGCGTGCTGCGTTCTATGGAGCTGGCACTCGGTGGAATGACGGCTAAGATGCGCAGGTCAGTTCTATTGGCAGGCTCCCCGGAAGGGCCTGCTGGCTATTTGCCTTTGCTTGAGGCGGAAGCAGCTGCCCTGCAGCGTGCCGGAGCGGCTTGCAGAGATGGCTGGGAAGCGACTGTTGAAGCGGTTCGAGGTGTTGTATTTGCCAAGCTGCCTCCAGTGAAAGGCACAGATCCGCTCGTGAAGGAACAGGTGCAAGACCTGCGAAACAGCGTGAAAAAGGAACTGGCAGAGCAAATCGAGCAATACTTTTCTACGAGAGCCGAGCAGTACGTAGCAGATTTGCAGCGGATTGCTCCTCACATGCAGACATTGGCTAGGCTGGTGACAGCATTTTCGGATGCATTTCAATTGGAGAAGCGCTCGCGTGGCTTAGTCGACTTTGGCGACTTGGAGCATCTTGCATTGCGCGTTCTAACCGAAACGAATGAGTACGGGGAGACTGTTCCTTCTTCTATCTCCACTCAATTGCGCGAACAGTTCGCGGAGGTGCTGGTAGACGAATATCAGGATATCAACCTCGTGCAGGAGACAATCTTGCAAATGGTTTCCCGAGACGGAGCGAATGGTCAGCCAGCGAATCGCTTTATGGTGGGAGATGTGAAGCAGAGTATTTATCGGTTCCGCTTGGCAGAACCGAAGCTGTTTCTCGAAAAATATGTGACCTATCAAAAAGATGGTGATGCTGACGAAGCGTGCATCGGTCGGCGTATCGATCTGGCGGCGAACTTCCGCAGTAGAAGGGAAGTCGTAGATGCCGTTAACTTTTTGTTTCGTCAGATCATGTCTCACGGGGTAGGTGAGATTGGTTATGATCCATCGGCGGAGCTGATCAACCGTGCGTCTTATCCTGAAGCACAGCCGAACCGTTTGCAGGCAGAGATGCATCTGATCGACCGGAATACAGCGATAGCGGAAGAAGATCAGGCGGTAGTTGCAGAGGCGACAGATGAGGGCGAAACAGGTATTCCCGAGGGAGAGTCCGTAGAGGAAGCGAGTGTAGCACAGCTGGAAGCACGTTTAATCGCCAGCCGTATTCGCCGCTGGATGGAGCCAGGCGAGGGAGAAGAACCACTGCTCGTTTTCGATAAAAAGGCTGGAGGAATGCGCCCGCTGGCCTATCGAGATATCGTTATTTTACTTCGTGCGACCTCAGGCTGGGGGCAGACGATGCAAGAGGAGCTGCACGATGCAGGAATTCCTGTGTATGCGGAGCAGACTGCGGGTTATTTCGCGGCGACTGAGGTAGAAACGATGCTCTCCTTGCTGCGTGTCATTGATAACCCGCTCCAAGACATTCCATTAGCAGCTGTATTGCGGTCTCCTATCGTCGGTTTGCGGGAGGAGCAACTTGCTCAAATCCGCATTCATTACACGACAGGGCCGTTTCACCAAGCCGTACTCCAATATGCAGAGGAACGCCCGGCCCAAGAGCCGTGGGAGAAAAGGCTGCGACAGTTTTTTGTCCGATTGGAACTATGGCGGACAGAGGCTCGCAGAGGTGCTTTAGCGGAGCTGCTGACGATGCTGTACCGGGAGACGGGCTATCTCGATTATGTGGCGGCTTTGGAAAACGGTCAGCAGCGACAGGCCAACTTGCGTGCGCTCTATGATCGTGCGAGACAATACGAAGCTGGCTCCTATCGTGGTTTGTTCCGCTTTTTGCGCTTTGTCGACCGTCTGCAAGAAGCAGGCAATGATATGGGCGAAGCACGAACCATCGGAGAAAATGAGGATGTCGTACGCATCATGACGATCCACAAAAGTAAGGGGCTGGAGTTCCCAGTTGTTTTTGTGGCGGGTATGGGCAAGCAGTTTAATACGATGGATTTGAAAAGCCAGTTTTTGCTGCATAAAGATCTGGGCTTTGGCCCGATGGCTGTTGAGCCCTCCATGCAGCTGCGCTATCCGAGTCTGGCTGCGCTAGGCATCCGGCAAAAGCTGCGCCGGGATATGCTGGCAGAGGAAATGCGTGTGCTTTATGTGGCTTTGACGCGTGCACGCGAGAAGCTCATTCTTGTCGGTTCATCCAAGGATCTCGCAAAAAGTGCGATGGACTGGGG
This genomic stretch from Brevibacillus sp. DP1.3A harbors:
- the addB gene encoding helicase-exonuclease AddAB subunit AddB, giving the protein MAVQFILGRAGTGKTESIHRQMQARLREKPLGSPMILLVPEQASFQEEYALATLPELGGVMGTQVLSFGRLAHRLMQELGDLTTVPVDDLGKHMVLRMLLERHKEELNVFGRSATQPGFASQLGRLISECKSYGVSFSHSENLEWGGANLNQKIHDLRLIMNAYEAYLSEGYCDADDILNRVATMVRDSLYIKQAEIFIDGFTGFTNQELRLIEQLMQHAKQVTIALTLDPNERDASVDELGLFHPTLRTYQALTLMAHESGVSIAKPLLLTEAQRFKSSPWLRQVEQMYFQWGDPPLPDQSGRADEVTMLSAVNRRAEVEAVALKLLTLSREEGYRWKDMAILLREIGTYADEISAVFTEYGIPHFLDQKRSVMHHPLVELVRSALEVIVTRWRYDAVFRCLKTDLLLLDITDEHTARKEIDRLENYVLAHGVFGYQWAEESAWHFRGQAGAEEDAKIDELRRKYAAPLLSFEKEMKQATGKNVQEMTLALYNFLIALDVPNRLEHWQRKAENDGDLDAAQVHGQVWTGLIELMDQVVEVMGDESMDLATFARVLDSGLETIELGLVPPALDQVLIGAMERSRQPDVKALFLLGVNEGIIPLRPKEEGILDEAERERLAEMGMSLAPSAKQRLMAEPYLLYQAMTRPSERLILSCALADEEGKALLPSSVFTRIREVLPDIPHQVFYNEPTGQHEIDAFLLGHPRRVFRHLLTLLRSMKKTGELPDFWWEVYDWYIRASPDVKREQWLLSGLRYFNRPQELDLETSTTLYGKQLKMSVSRLERFQSCPFSHFSSHGLRLAERTMYKLERFDVGELFHASLKRAVEKMNEDNLEWSKLTEDNSMQLANVVVEELVPATRSSILTRTARYRYLSGKLKRAVGRAIYVLGEHAKRSRFAPVGLEVSFGPNSDLPGLALTLENGVELQLIGRIDRVDQSLDSEVPYLRVIDYKSSPKQLSLSDVWNGLNLQLLVYLDVVVANAEEWLGKKAEMGGVFYYQVADPFVTAKRLLTADEAAKERAKRLRMKGLMLADPELARMMDGYVEQGASELVPFEIKKDGTLSSRSSVATTEQFQALTSYVRDTVKQISTRMTNGEIQIEPYTNGTMTACDYCSYKPVCKFDGDAGGNEHRQLAKWNNKQIWSMLAEQQMAGEGGMTDGGSAIAGQA
- the addA gene encoding helicase-exonuclease AddAB subunit AddA produces the protein MADQQLQAKPEQWTDEQWQAIIQRGNNLLVAAAAGSGKTSVLVERIIRRIMDEKDPVGVDQLLVVTFTNAAAAEMRHRIGDALRKALKDDPHSSHLRRQLALLQRATITTLHSFCLGILRQYYYLIELDPDFRIADQMEGELLRQDVLEEQLESWYENDVDFHALADVMLDGQDDHALTILLLRLYEFSRSHPAPEQWLGEAAGKFVVHNKNGLDGLEWTRSVLRSMELALGGMTAKMRRSVLLAGSPEGPAGYLPLLEAEAAALQRAGAACRDGWEATVEAVRGVVFAKLPPVKGTDPLVKEQVQDLRNSVKKELAEQIEQYFSTRAEQYVADLQRIAPHMQTLARLVTAFSDAFQLEKRSRGLVDFGDLEHLALRVLTETNEYGETVPSSISTQLREQFAEVLVDEYQDINLVQETILQMVSRDGANGQPANRFMVGDVKQSIYRFRLAEPKLFLEKYVTYQKDGDADEACIGRRIDLAANFRSRREVVDAVNFLFRQIMSHGVGEIGYDPSAELINRASYPEAQPNRLQAEMHLIDRNTAIAEEDQAVVAEATDEGETGIPEGESVEEASVAQLEARLIASRIRRWMEPGEGEEPLLVFDKKAGGMRPLAYRDIVILLRATSGWGQTMQEELHDAGIPVYAEQTAGYFAATEVETMLSLLRVIDNPLQDIPLAAVLRSPIVGLREEQLAQIRIHYTTGPFHQAVLQYAEERPAQEPWEKRLRQFFVRLELWRTEARRGALAELLTMLYRETGYLDYVAALENGQQRQANLRALYDRARQYEAGSYRGLFRFLRFVDRLQEAGNDMGEARTIGENEDVVRIMTIHKSKGLEFPVVFVAGMGKQFNTMDLKSQFLLHKDLGFGPMAVEPSMQLRYPSLAALGIRQKLRRDMLAEEMRVLYVALTRAREKLILVGSSKDLAKSAMDWGRQDDSERLSDEDLIQAKGYLDWVGRAILRHPGAGLLRAYPEQQGSGEVVRVRSVPDDSVWSFHFYQVDELRAQGESTNDEVSLWERMTRREAIEERPSDDTLREIVDKRLGWQDPHPIAPRVAAKWSVSELKRHAKVSKDGQPLTLPSITEKPKFLSEQKSNRLTAAEKGTITHLVFQHLDLKRPLDEADIREQVTALAAHRFLTDEQVQAVDVPQIARFFADPLGQRMKSAAVVHRELPFTLVLPAYEVEAELGEESDEQVVVQGVIDCLLEEQDGSLVLIDFKTDWMAKEATAVAIEEMKRRYEGQIRLYVRAIKQIIKPKGNVSSYLYLLSGGFSLSFSDEIID